The following proteins are co-located in the Fusobacteria bacterium ZRK30 genome:
- a CDS encoding transglycosylase SLT domain-containing protein has product MKKIILLYIFIFTTLFPSDDIGGYRAFIQAKNHYLNGNFDQAKIEFENFVEIYKDSKLVNSHYPDYYIAMNYYEIGEMKNALKYLESSIYTPKYLNFLGFKKSNYFEFKRGFYLGEIYSRLGYFTNAHYQYLTLIKDYYSPDLEPFEKKALNILASKDSYYNYILEIKYKNNYKNIDKLKSDDLKMIGHYLYSKGLFLEFYKAYKKSINYSSNNKDIVIGTLNILEEADQYDLMIELIKNQFSSGNTDSDYYYFWGNALKKSNKPLEAIEKYKLVDKSPYLERSIYSIGRIYFILENYQESILWSKKLNNDKAHELLTRSYFNSSQMDLFKESAIKYIQAYPNSNLAGYYRNMLYNESKNPNYLNWIIKHNLNSYYYQVAFNITKTTRVLEEYPVDYKKRFYKDSLAVLDQLAVLGDPQLLIIESDTLNFSKDKIFETFIKTSYLEKIKLYDLAMKSSLSAEEEFSKYSNLYPYLYPRYYGDLVKKYSKKYDVEEALIFSLIKEGSKFDSNLIFKSTYFGLMQLDLKTAKLYDPDITTKKLLDPEVNISIGVRHLEYLLSNSDDNISLTIAGFHDGEELISNWKLDKNGDIDVEQIPYSDSQRFIKRVITNYYKYKSLYKD; this is encoded by the coding sequence ATGAAAAAAATTATCTTACTATATATATTTATTTTTACCACTCTATTCCCCTCAGATGATATAGGAGGGTATAGAGCCTTTATCCAGGCAAAGAATCATTATCTCAACGGAAATTTTGATCAGGCAAAAATAGAATTTGAAAATTTTGTAGAGATCTATAAAGACTCTAAACTAGTTAACTCTCACTACCCTGATTACTATATCGCCATGAACTACTACGAGATCGGGGAGATGAAAAATGCCCTTAAATATTTAGAGTCATCTATCTATACCCCTAAATATTTAAATTTTTTAGGATTTAAAAAATCCAATTATTTTGAATTCAAACGTGGATTTTATCTGGGTGAGATCTATTCTCGTTTAGGATATTTTACCAATGCACACTACCAGTATCTGACCCTTATAAAGGATTATTATTCCCCTGATTTAGAGCCCTTTGAAAAAAAAGCGCTTAATATCCTGGCCTCCAAAGATTCTTATTACAACTATATTTTGGAGATAAAATACAAAAATAACTATAAAAATATAGACAAACTAAAAAGCGATGATCTCAAGATGATAGGACACTACCTATATTCAAAGGGACTCTTTTTAGAGTTTTATAAAGCTTATAAAAAATCAATTAATTATTCCTCTAACAATAAAGATATCGTTATTGGCACCCTTAATATCTTAGAAGAAGCAGACCAATATGATCTTATGATAGAGCTCATAAAAAATCAATTCAGTTCGGGGAATACAGATTCAGATTACTATTATTTCTGGGGAAATGCCTTAAAAAAATCCAATAAACCATTGGAGGCTATAGAAAAATATAAATTAGTGGATAAATCTCCATATCTGGAAAGATCCATCTATTCCATCGGGAGAATTTATTTTATTTTGGAAAATTACCAGGAATCTATCCTATGGAGTAAAAAATTAAATAATGACAAGGCTCATGAACTATTGACCAGATCTTATTTTAACTCATCTCAGATGGATCTATTTAAGGAATCTGCAATCAAGTATATACAGGCCTATCCAAATTCCAACTTGGCCGGTTATTACAGGAATATGCTCTATAATGAAAGTAAAAACCCTAATTATTTAAACTGGATAATCAAACACAACCTGAACTCCTACTACTATCAAGTAGCTTTCAATATCACCAAAACCACCAGAGTGTTGGAGGAATACCCTGTAGATTATAAGAAACGTTTCTACAAAGATTCCTTAGCTGTCTTAGATCAGCTAGCTGTCTTAGGTGATCCACAGCTGTTAATTATTGAATCCGATACCCTTAATTTTTCTAAAGATAAGATCTTTGAAACTTTTATCAAAACATCTTATTTAGAAAAAATTAAACTGTATGATCTGGCTATGAAATCTTCCCTCTCTGCGGAGGAAGAGTTTTCTAAATATTCAAATCTTTATCCCTACCTATATCCCAGATATTATGGTGATCTGGTAAAAAAATACAGTAAAAAATATGATGTAGAGGAAGCACTTATCTTCAGTCTTATTAAGGAGGGAAGTAAGTTTGATTCAAACCTGATTTTTAAAAGTACTTATTTCGGACTTATGCAGTTAGATCTTAAAACAGCTAAACTATATGACCCTGATATAACCACTAAAAAACTTTTAGACCCTGAAGTAAACATCAGTATTGGAGTCAGGCATCTAGAATACCTTCTATCTAATTCCGATGATAATATCAGCCTGACCATCGCTGGTTTTCATGATGGAGAAGAACTGATCTCCAATTGGAAATTAGATAAAAACGGAGATATAGATGTGGAGCAGATACCATATTCAGATTCACAAAGATTCATAAAAAGAGTTATTACCAACTATTATAAATATAAAAGTCTCTATAAAGACTAA
- a CDS encoding amino acid ABC transporter permease, with amino-acid sequence MDFKIEAMIGLFPILLKALGLTLKITFISTLISVLLGILVAVIRFFKVKVLYEITGLFVSFFRGTPLLVQLFLIYYGLPQVFPVFTNMSAFVATVLGLSLHFSAYMAETIRGALSSVDKGQLEAGYSVGMNTIQVMVRIVIPQGIRVAIPSIVNISIDLLKSSSLAFTLGLADIMAKTQLEAASSYRFLESYLAVALVYWALVILLERVQKILEIKLNRGY; translated from the coding sequence ATGGATTTTAAAATAGAAGCAATGATAGGGTTGTTCCCAATTTTATTAAAAGCTTTGGGACTGACATTAAAAATAACATTTATATCAACACTTATATCGGTTTTATTGGGGATATTAGTAGCAGTTATTAGGTTTTTTAAAGTGAAAGTTTTATATGAAATAACAGGATTATTTGTATCTTTCTTCAGAGGAACCCCATTATTGGTACAATTATTTTTAATTTACTATGGATTGCCTCAGGTATTTCCTGTCTTTACAAATATGAGTGCCTTTGTGGCAACAGTATTAGGGCTTAGTCTGCATTTTTCTGCTTATATGGCTGAAACTATAAGGGGAGCCCTGTCATCGGTAGATAAAGGACAATTAGAAGCCGGTTACTCAGTTGGGATGAATACTATTCAAGTGATGGTAAGGATAGTCATACCTCAGGGGATAAGGGTTGCAATTCCTTCAATTGTAAATATTTCTATAGACCTGTTGAAATCTTCATCTTTAGCATTTACTCTGGGGTTAGCCGATATCATGGCAAAGACACAACTAGAAGCAGCCAGTTCATATAGATTTTTAGAGAGTTATCTGGCCGTGGCTTTAGTTTATTGGGCATTAGTAATTTTACTTGAAAGGGTTCAAAAAATACTGGAAATTAAATTGAATAGAGGTTATTAG
- a CDS encoding DUF1934 domain-containing protein, with the protein MKLRIRTTDSFGENYDATFDATKEENKLGIKYTYADEYAKVKIFILKDKMQIVRDGDIKSNKLLKKNQKTSFSYRASYMNRNFEIFTKSLIIEEKKISAVYSIIEENSVVNELTLKIDEL; encoded by the coding sequence ATGAAATTAAGGATAAGAACAACAGATAGTTTTGGAGAAAATTATGATGCTACCTTTGATGCGACTAAAGAAGAGAATAAACTAGGTATTAAATACACATATGCCGATGAATATGCAAAGGTAAAAATATTTATCTTAAAGGACAAGATGCAGATAGTAAGAGATGGAGATATAAAGAGTAATAAACTCTTGAAAAAAAATCAAAAGACAAGTTTCTCTTACAGGGCGTCATATATGAATAGAAATTTTGAAATTTTTACGAAGTCTCTAATCATAGAAGAAAAAAAGATCAGTGCTGTATATTCTATAATTGAAGAAAATTCAGTTGTGAATGAATTGACACTAAAGATAGATGAACTATAA
- the lysS gene encoding lysine--tRNA ligase, with product MNQTVENNDHIVQDKWNKVEEIKAMGIEPFGRKYSKLNMVEDIINSEVEFDKDPENYNEIFQTAGRIMAFRPAGKKAVFGHIEDQTGRIQFYIRKDVVGDEAFEVISKIGTGDFIGIKGGVFKTGKGEFTLRAVEFEFLSKNIKPLPDKFHGLTDVETRYRQRYVDLIMNRDVKETFITRTKIVSFIRSFLTKKDFLEVETPIMHPIVGGASAKPFVTHHNALDMELYLRIAPELYLKRLIVGGFDKVFEINRSFRNEGISTRHNPEFTMMELYQAYADFEDIMDLTEEIITNTAKEVLGTTDVVYNGKEIKLEGFKRIHMVDIIKDVTGVDFWPEMSVEAAKELAEANEVHLAPHMDTVGHIINEFFEQKCEDTIVQPTFVMGHPVEISPLAKRTKDDGRFTDRFELFIDAREYGNAFSELNDPADQKSRFMDQVAEATKGNEEANAVVDEDYINALEYGLPPTGGLGIGIDRLVMLLTGAESIRDVLLFPHMRKK from the coding sequence ATGAATCAAACAGTTGAAAACAATGACCACATTGTCCAAGACAAGTGGAACAAGGTAGAAGAGATCAAAGCAATGGGAATCGAACCATTCGGTAGAAAGTACAGTAAGTTAAATATGGTAGAAGATATTATAAATTCAGAGGTTGAATTTGATAAAGATCCTGAAAATTATAATGAAATATTCCAAACTGCAGGAAGAATAATGGCATTTAGACCAGCAGGGAAAAAAGCAGTATTTGGTCATATTGAAGACCAAACTGGAAGAATCCAATTTTATATCAGAAAAGATGTAGTTGGAGATGAAGCATTTGAAGTAATCAGTAAAATTGGAACTGGAGATTTTATTGGAATCAAAGGTGGAGTATTTAAAACAGGTAAGGGAGAATTCACTCTAAGAGCAGTTGAATTTGAATTTTTATCTAAAAATATCAAACCATTACCAGATAAATTCCACGGTTTAACAGACGTAGAAACTAGATACAGACAAAGATATGTAGACCTTATCATGAACAGAGATGTAAAGGAAACATTTATAACTAGAACAAAAATAGTTAGTTTTATAAGATCATTCCTAACTAAGAAAGATTTCTTAGAAGTAGAAACTCCTATCATGCATCCAATCGTTGGTGGAGCTTCGGCAAAACCATTCGTAACACACCATAACGCTTTAGATATGGAATTATACTTAAGAATAGCTCCGGAATTATACCTAAAAAGGTTAATTGTTGGTGGATTTGACAAGGTATTTGAAATCAATAGAAGTTTTAGAAATGAAGGAATATCTACTAGACATAACCCTGAATTTACAATGATGGAATTATACCAGGCATATGCTGACTTTGAAGATATAATGGATCTTACAGAAGAGATCATCACAAACACTGCAAAAGAAGTACTTGGAACAACTGATGTTGTATATAATGGTAAGGAAATAAAATTAGAAGGGTTTAAAAGAATACACATGGTTGACATAATTAAAGATGTTACAGGTGTAGACTTCTGGCCTGAGATGAGTGTAGAAGCTGCCAAGGAATTAGCTGAAGCAAATGAAGTACACTTAGCTCCTCATATGGATACAGTAGGACATATCATCAATGAATTCTTCGAGCAAAAATGTGAGGATACAATAGTACAACCTACATTTGTAATGGGGCATCCAGTAGAGATCTCTCCATTAGCTAAGAGAACAAAAGATGATGGTAGATTTACAGATAGATTTGAGTTATTTATCGATGCAAGGGAATATGGAAACGCATTCTCTGAGTTAAATGACCCAGCTGATCAAAAATCAAGATTTATGGACCAGGTAGCAGAAGCTACAAAGGGTAATGAAGAAGCTAATGCAGTGGTAGATGAAGATTATATCAACGCATTGGAATACGGTCTTCCACCAACAGGAGGATTAGGAATAGGTATCGATAGATTGGTAATGTTATTAACAGGAGCTGAATCTATTAGAGACGTATTATTATTCCCACACATGAGAAAAAAATAG
- a CDS encoding Rrf2 family transcriptional regulator — MTTTKKSKYGLRALVYMACNPERKFSVKEISEKEDISKRYLEQIFLTLKKAGLIISSKGAQGGYVLARSPKEINVGDILNILEDTQESPCCSSYDLEALESVLEKEVWEKIDDKIKELTKNISLESLKDKYNDGRTDIYYI, encoded by the coding sequence ATGACAACAACTAAAAAAAGTAAATATGGATTGAGAGCTTTGGTATATATGGCATGTAATCCAGAAAGAAAATTTAGTGTTAAGGAGATATCTGAAAAAGAGGATATTTCTAAGAGGTACTTAGAGCAAATATTTTTAACTTTAAAAAAAGCAGGACTAATAATAAGCAGTAAGGGAGCTCAGGGAGGGTATGTTTTGGCCAGGTCTCCAAAGGAAATAAATGTTGGAGATATCTTAAATATATTGGAAGATACTCAGGAATCACCCTGTTGTAGCAGCTATGATTTAGAAGCTTTAGAATCTGTCTTGGAAAAAGAAGTATGGGAAAAGATAGATGATAAAATAAAAGAATTAACCAAAAATATAAGTTTAGAAAGCTTAAAAGATAAATACAATGACGGCCGTACAGATATTTATTATATATGA
- a CDS encoding amino acid ABC transporter substrate-binding protein — MNRFKILLLGILLGTLFIACGKEESKKEVIRVGTSGGYYPFTYTENDELKGFDIDVWNEIGKRLGKDIEFKQAKFSGLFGMLDTGKIDTISNQITITDKRLEKYNFSVPYVYSGAQFFVAKGNPKGITGIEDLAGRRVATEVGTNYEEIVRELSKKIDFETVVYNSGSLVKDVELGRVDTFMMDKVSIIELIKKNDLQIELLDKPAKYIANAFPFVKREKSETMMKEVNDTLDEMRADGTLVEISNKYFGMDITSN, encoded by the coding sequence ATGAACAGATTTAAAATTTTATTATTGGGAATATTATTAGGAACTTTATTTATAGCATGTGGAAAGGAAGAGTCTAAAAAAGAGGTTATCAGAGTAGGAACTTCTGGGGGATACTATCCATTTACTTATACAGAAAATGATGAACTTAAGGGTTTTGATATAGATGTCTGGAATGAAATAGGGAAGAGACTGGGGAAAGATATAGAGTTTAAACAGGCTAAATTTAGTGGTTTATTTGGAATGCTGGATACAGGAAAGATAGATACAATATCTAATCAAATTACCATTACAGATAAAAGACTGGAAAAATATAACTTCTCAGTTCCATATGTTTATTCTGGAGCGCAATTCTTTGTGGCTAAAGGAAATCCAAAAGGAATAACAGGAATAGAAGATCTGGCAGGTAGAAGAGTTGCCACTGAAGTAGGAACAAACTATGAAGAGATAGTCAGAGAACTATCTAAAAAAATAGATTTTGAAACTGTTGTTTATAATTCAGGAAGTTTAGTTAAAGATGTAGAGTTAGGAAGAGTTGATACATTTATGATGGATAAGGTGTCTATCATAGAGCTGATCAAGAAAAATGATCTTCAAATTGAACTATTAGATAAACCGGCTAAATATATAGCTAATGCTTTTCCTTTTGTAAAGAGAGAAAAAAGTGAAACTATGATGAAAGAGGTCAATGATACTTTAGATGAGATGAGAGCCGACGGAACTCTTGTAGAGATCTCTAATAAGTATTTTGGGATGGATATAACTTCAAATTAA
- the mutL gene encoding DNA mismatch repair endonuclease MutL, protein MSRIRILDESVSNIIAAGEVVENPASMIKELIENSLDASAGSIRIEVKNNGRDVRLVDTGMGMGKEDLFLCVERHATSKIKDKRDIFNLTSYGFRGEALASIGSISKMIISSKTDDSKVGHKINLNAGKITKYEEISRAGGTEIVIKDLFFNTPARLKFLRKKSTEYARIREIVLKEALYNTEVSFSLLLDGREVVKTSGRGIENTIVELFGRNTLKNSTKFSLGYWGNMNLLKSNKDSIYTYVNGRYVKSKTIEKAVLDAYYTKLVKGKYPFTIIFFNVSPDLVDVNVHPSKKIIKFVDEDGVYKEILDQLTDAIYRDDRKNSISLKIEEDVDESPEKNNLLDFQELENLITPTVNKVIKTEQPVLIKEEKLENKVTERIAKANRYSQKYEETLPSDLSPLEIKESKIEGEDKKIESREDEVVPERGNKSIEIEKILKAEIQDDEDYKDLEKEKEIKIDYRVLAQLHDMYILVETEEELEIYDQHIVHERILYERLKEKHYNKKISVQNLLVPIKLELNGYETEIVRGNLELFSEFGFEVEEFCDNEILIRGVPIFNFRVSVEDTFRHLLENLGGNDPREKVIISMSCRNAIKAGEKLTLEEMETLISDLHKVGKYTCPHGRPIILKMTFDEMNKKFNRK, encoded by the coding sequence ATGAGTAGGATAAGAATACTAGATGAAAGTGTATCTAATATAATCGCAGCAGGAGAAGTAGTTGAGAATCCAGCCAGCATGATAAAGGAACTGATAGAAAACTCCTTAGATGCATCGGCAGGATCTATTAGAATAGAGGTAAAAAATAATGGTCGAGATGTAAGGCTTGTTGATACAGGGATGGGAATGGGAAAGGAAGACCTGTTTTTATGTGTGGAGAGACATGCTACTAGTAAGATTAAAGATAAAAGGGATATCTTTAATCTTACTAGCTATGGATTCAGAGGTGAAGCCCTGGCTTCTATCGGGTCTATATCCAAGATGATTATTTCAAGTAAAACCGATGATTCTAAAGTCGGGCATAAGATAAATTTAAATGCCGGTAAGATTACTAAATATGAAGAAATATCTAGAGCAGGAGGGACAGAGATAGTTATTAAAGATCTGTTTTTTAATACTCCAGCAAGACTTAAATTTTTGAGAAAAAAATCTACTGAATATGCACGGATAAGGGAGATTGTTTTAAAGGAAGCTCTATACAACACCGAGGTTTCATTTTCTTTACTTTTAGATGGAAGGGAAGTGGTGAAGACCAGCGGTCGTGGGATAGAAAATACAATCGTAGAACTGTTCGGCAGAAATACATTAAAAAATTCAACAAAATTTTCTTTGGGATATTGGGGAAATATGAACCTCCTAAAATCTAATAAAGATTCTATATATACCTATGTAAATGGCAGATATGTCAAATCTAAAACTATTGAAAAAGCAGTTTTAGACGCTTATTATACTAAATTGGTTAAGGGAAAATATCCCTTTACAATAATATTTTTTAATGTTTCACCTGACTTAGTTGATGTCAATGTTCACCCATCTAAAAAGATCATTAAATTTGTGGATGAAGATGGTGTATACAAGGAAATATTAGATCAGTTGACCGATGCTATCTATAGGGATGACAGGAAGAATTCGATCTCTTTAAAGATTGAGGAGGATGTAGATGAAAGTCCGGAAAAGAATAACCTTTTGGATTTTCAGGAGTTGGAAAACTTAATAACTCCTACAGTCAATAAAGTTATAAAAACAGAACAGCCTGTCCTTATCAAAGAGGAAAAATTAGAGAATAAGGTAACTGAGAGGATTGCTAAAGCTAATAGGTATAGCCAAAAATATGAGGAAACTCTTCCTTCAGATCTTTCTCCTTTGGAAATAAAGGAGAGTAAGATTGAAGGTGAAGATAAGAAAATTGAGAGTAGAGAAGATGAAGTTGTTCCAGAGAGAGGGAATAAATCCATTGAGATTGAAAAGATCCTTAAGGCTGAAATACAGGATGATGAAGACTATAAAGATCTAGAGAAAGAAAAAGAGATCAAAATTGACTACAGGGTTTTAGCCCAGCTTCATGATATGTATATCCTGGTTGAAACAGAGGAAGAATTAGAGATCTATGATCAACATATTGTCCATGAAAGGATCCTATATGAAAGGTTGAAAGAGAAGCATTATAACAAAAAAATATCTGTACAAAACTTATTAGTTCCTATAAAATTAGAGTTAAATGGTTATGAAACTGAGATTGTAAGGGGAAATTTAGAGTTATTTAGTGAATTTGGATTCGAAGTAGAGGAATTTTGTGACAACGAAATTTTAATCAGAGGAGTCCCTATATTTAACTTTAGAGTCAGTGTAGAAGATACATTCAGACACCTTTTAGAAAATTTAGGAGGCAATGACCCAAGGGAAAAAGTTATTATATCCATGTCTTGTAGAAATGCTATAAAGGCAGGTGAAAAGCTGACTTTAGAGGAGATGGAAACCTTGATATCAGATCTTCACAAGGTAGGAAAATATACTTGTCCCCACGGAAGACCTATAATATTAAAGATGACTTTTGATGAGATGAATAAAAAGTTTAATAGAAAATAA
- a CDS encoding tetratricopeptide repeat protein, whose product MKKLILFMTILLGVNIGSYSAVNSSEEIDEVNKKIIKELSLFYGGYEKIYSLGIDKQNINFLLGEVEPKGAKKIEYDFQSIPNGKEINLALDEKIELKNISEIKKLKVVGKTYKNSLVDLKKEGGNLSITFSSIGEYKISFTEKNQETKEIIFKKVSKYQPYPEDIENNIEDSYNDGDFKFLNKNLLLLETFFPDSEEIEKGLFYALELNEKNKNYHMVRNISKVLVSKYRLDDEKKAEIIKIYLNALKELGETEEYLKFLEKLSTYDKKYELEYLDASINYKNYSSGAVKLAETKILTEPAPKVLDYLGDYHYQLKDYNKAITYYKTSKNLEKLALIYLETDDKNSYEILKSEVTSEQLDKIKEIEIKYLDRKKLEKYIGTAEKYTQEGRLQEAELYYKRSLKKDISPELKNNIYYKLADLYYNLNELELAEKNLKLIDIKVLDDEFFGDYYYLGGMIYYNLENYDESSKYFKTLIKKFPNTTLSNRGRIYILKIEKLNKNKLEKEVENESNS is encoded by the coding sequence ATGAAAAAATTAATATTATTTATGACCATCTTATTGGGGGTTAATATAGGATCTTATAGTGCTGTAAACAGTTCAGAGGAGATCGATGAAGTTAATAAAAAAATAATTAAAGAACTATCTTTATTCTATGGAGGATATGAAAAAATATATTCCCTTGGGATAGATAAACAAAATATTAATTTCCTTTTAGGAGAAGTAGAACCTAAGGGAGCTAAAAAGATTGAATATGACTTTCAGAGCATTCCAAATGGAAAGGAAATAAATCTGGCTTTAGATGAAAAAATTGAACTTAAAAATATATCTGAGATAAAAAAACTAAAAGTAGTGGGAAAGACCTATAAAAATTCCCTTGTAGACCTAAAAAAAGAGGGGGGGAATCTGAGCATTACCTTTTCTAGTATAGGAGAATATAAGATATCTTTTACAGAAAAAAATCAAGAGACTAAAGAGATAATTTTTAAGAAAGTGTCAAAATATCAGCCATATCCTGAAGACATAGAGAATAATATAGAGGACTCCTACAACGACGGGGATTTTAAATTCTTAAATAAAAACTTATTGCTTTTAGAAACTTTTTTCCCGGATTCAGAGGAGATAGAAAAGGGCCTTTTCTATGCTTTGGAATTAAATGAGAAGAATAAAAACTACCATATGGTGAGAAATATCTCAAAAGTATTGGTAAGTAAATATAGATTAGATGATGAGAAGAAGGCAGAGATAATAAAGATATACCTGAATGCCCTGAAAGAATTAGGCGAAACAGAGGAATATCTTAAGTTTTTAGAAAAATTATCTACATACGATAAAAAATATGAATTGGAGTACTTAGATGCTTCTATAAATTATAAAAATTATAGTTCAGGAGCTGTTAAACTAGCTGAGACTAAAATCTTAACTGAACCTGCTCCAAAGGTATTGGATTATTTAGGAGATTACCACTACCAGTTAAAAGATTACAATAAAGCGATAACCTATTATAAAACGAGTAAAAATTTAGAAAAATTAGCTCTCATATATCTGGAAACAGATGATAAGAATAGCTACGAAATTCTAAAATCAGAGGTAACTTCTGAACAACTGGATAAAATTAAAGAAATAGAAATAAAATATTTAGACAGGAAAAAACTTGAAAAATATATTGGAACTGCTGAAAAATATACCCAGGAGGGAAGACTTCAGGAAGCTGAACTTTACTATAAGCGGTCTCTAAAAAAAGATATATCACCTGAATTAAAAAATAATATCTACTATAAATTGGCAGATCTGTATTATAATTTAAATGAATTGGAATTGGCAGAAAAAAACTTGAAATTAATAGATATTAAAGTTTTAGATGACGAGTTTTTCGGAGATTATTATTATTTAGGCGGGATGATCTATTATAACTTAGAAAACTACGATGAAAGTTCTAAATATTTTAAAACATTGATTAAGAAATTTCCAAACACTACCCTTAGTAATAGGGGAAGGATATATATATTAAAAATAGAAAAATTAAATAAAAATAAATTAGAGAAAGAGGTAGAGAATGAATCAAACAGTTGA
- the rlmH gene encoding 23S rRNA (pseudouridine(1915)-N(3))-methyltransferase RlmH codes for MVNVNIVCVGKVKEKYINMGIDEFTKRLSAYARLKVIELKEDGNDKNRNQSMEKEAKQIIETISKNKGYSILMDIGGKKFSSEEMAKKIEQITVNGNSTINFIIGGSYGVTKEVRNAVDLRMSFSDLTFPHQLMRLILFEQVYRWFSILGNSKYHK; via the coding sequence ATGGTAAATGTAAACATTGTTTGCGTAGGAAAGGTAAAAGAAAAGTATATCAATATGGGAATAGATGAATTTACTAAAAGGTTGTCTGCCTATGCAAGATTAAAAGTTATTGAATTAAAGGAAGATGGAAACGATAAAAATAGAAATCAATCTATGGAGAAGGAAGCCAAACAAATAATAGAGACGATCTCTAAAAATAAAGGGTATTCTATCCTTATGGATATTGGTGGAAAAAAGTTTTCATCAGAAGAGATGGCTAAAAAAATAGAACAAATAACAGTCAACGGGAACAGTACAATTAACTTTATTATTGGAGGATCTTACGGAGTTACAAAGGAAGTCAGAAATGCCGTAGATCTAAGGATGAGTTTTTCAGACCTGACATTTCCTCATCAATTGATGAGACTTATATTGTTTGAGCAGGTTTATCGTTGGTTTAGTATATTAGGAAATAGTAAATATCATAAGTGA
- a CDS encoding amino acid ABC transporter ATP-binding protein has product MLEVKELHKSFGELEVLKGIDFSLEKGEIVSIVGPSGSGKSTFLRCLNYLEEPTNGSITIDSLRQEANNHKKKDIVAFRQKTSMVFQNYNLFKNKTALENITEALIIVKKIDKKSADKKGREIIKKIGLEGKEDFYPSELSGGQQQRIGIGRAMALENKLILLDEPTSALDPELVGEVLDLIRLLVSEHISMIIVTHEMKFAKEVSDRVIFMEDGVIVDQGTPDEILVSPKNKRIESFLGKTS; this is encoded by the coding sequence ATATTAGAGGTAAAAGAATTACATAAAAGTTTTGGAGAATTAGAAGTTTTAAAAGGAATAGATTTTTCTCTGGAAAAAGGAGAGATAGTATCTATTGTAGGACCCTCTGGAAGTGGAAAATCAACTTTTTTAAGGTGTTTAAATTATTTGGAAGAACCGACAAATGGTTCTATAACAATAGATAGTTTAAGGCAGGAAGCCAACAATCATAAGAAGAAAGACATAGTTGCTTTTAGACAGAAGACATCTATGGTATTTCAAAACTATAATCTATTTAAGAATAAAACAGCTTTGGAAAATATAACAGAAGCTCTTATAATAGTAAAAAAAATAGATAAGAAATCAGCTGATAAAAAAGGCAGAGAGATAATAAAAAAAATAGGATTAGAGGGAAAAGAAGATTTTTATCCCAGTGAACTCAGTGGAGGACAGCAGCAAAGGATAGGGATAGGAAGGGCTATGGCTCTTGAAAATAAATTGATATTGTTGGATGAACCTACATCGGCCTTAGATCCTGAATTAGTAGGAGAGGTTTTAGATCTCATAAGACTATTGGTTTCTGAGCATATAAGTATGATAATAGTGACTCATGAGATGAAATTTGCGAAAGAGGTATCTGACAGGGTGATCTTTATGGAAGATGGAGTAATTGTAGATCAGGGAACTCCTGATGAAATTTTAGTATCTCCTAAAAATAAGAGGATAGAGTCGTTTTTGGGAAAAACCTCATAG